In Nitrobacteraceae bacterium AZCC 1564, the following proteins share a genomic window:
- a CDS encoding pyruvate kinase (product_source=KO:K00873; cath_funfam=3.20.20.60,3.40.1380.20; cog=COG0469; ko=KO:K00873; pfam=PF00224,PF02887; superfamily=51621,52935; tigrfam=TIGR01064) produces the protein MRRLRRIKILATLGPASSDSATIRKLFEAGADVFRINMSHTSHDRMRELVATIRNVESSYGRPIGILVDLQGPKLRLGTFTEGAVELNNGAMFTLDSDPTPGDKTRVHLPHPEILKALKPGHALLIDDGKLRLIAEETSPDHALVRVVTGGRMSDRKGVSLPDTDLPVSAMTTKDRADLEAALETGIDWIALSFVQRADDVIEAKKLVRGRAAVMSKIEKPQAIERLADIMEASDALMVARGDLGVELPAERVPGLQKQMTRMARKAGKPVVIATQMLESMIQSPVPTRAEVSDVATAVFEGADAIMLSAESAAGKYPVEAVMTMNRIGEECERDPTYRGLLSSQRPEPEATVGDAIADAARQVAETLELSAIICWTSSGSTALRVARERPKPPVVAISPNLSTGRKLSLLWGVHCVIAEDAHDQDDMVDRAGRIAFRDGFAKAGQRVIIVAGVPLGTPGTTNMVRIAYVGPDRDADI, from the coding sequence ATGAGACGTTTGCGCCGTATCAAGATTCTCGCCACGCTGGGACCTGCATCATCCGATAGCGCTACGATCCGTAAACTGTTTGAAGCGGGCGCAGACGTCTTCCGCATCAACATGAGCCACACCTCGCATGACAGAATGCGCGAGTTGGTGGCGACGATCCGCAATGTTGAAAGCAGCTATGGCCGTCCGATCGGTATCCTTGTCGACTTGCAGGGACCCAAACTGCGGCTTGGTACCTTCACCGAAGGTGCGGTTGAGCTGAACAACGGCGCGATGTTCACGCTGGATTCGGACCCCACACCGGGCGACAAGACTCGTGTCCATCTTCCGCATCCCGAAATTCTCAAGGCGTTGAAGCCGGGCCATGCACTGCTGATCGACGACGGAAAATTGCGTCTGATCGCGGAAGAAACCTCGCCCGATCACGCCCTCGTCCGCGTCGTGACCGGCGGGCGGATGTCCGATCGTAAGGGCGTCAGCCTGCCCGACACTGATCTGCCGGTCTCGGCCATGACGACGAAGGACCGCGCCGATCTCGAGGCCGCGCTGGAAACAGGTATCGACTGGATAGCGCTCTCATTCGTGCAGCGCGCGGACGACGTGATCGAAGCCAAGAAGCTGGTGCGAGGCCGCGCCGCGGTAATGTCCAAGATTGAGAAACCGCAAGCTATCGAGCGTCTCGCGGATATCATGGAAGCATCGGATGCCTTGATGGTGGCGCGCGGTGACCTCGGCGTTGAGCTTCCCGCTGAACGCGTGCCGGGCCTTCAGAAGCAGATGACGCGGATGGCGCGAAAAGCCGGCAAGCCGGTCGTGATCGCGACACAAATGCTCGAATCCATGATTCAGTCGCCGGTGCCGACCCGTGCTGAAGTCTCCGACGTCGCGACCGCGGTATTTGAGGGCGCAGACGCGATCATGCTCTCGGCCGAGTCCGCCGCAGGTAAGTACCCCGTCGAAGCCGTGATGACCATGAACCGCATCGGCGAGGAATGCGAACGCGATCCGACCTATCGCGGTCTCCTCAGCTCACAACGGCCGGAACCCGAAGCAACCGTGGGCGATGCCATCGCCGATGCGGCACGCCAGGTTGCCGAAACGCTAGAGCTTTCCGCGATCATCTGCTGGACCAGCTCCGGCTCGACCGCGCTGCGGGTCGCACGTGAACGGCCCAAGCCGCCGGTTGTCGCGATCTCGCCCAACCTCTCCACCGGCCGTAAACTGTCGCTGCTTTGGGGTGTGCACTGCGTCATCGCCGAAGACGCCCACGACCAGGACGACATGGTGGATCGCGCAGGCCGTATCGCATTCCGAGACGGGTTCGCCAAGGCCGGCCAGCGCGTGATCATTGTCGCGGGCGTACCGCTCGGCACGCCGGGCACCACCAACATGGTGCGCATCGCCTATGTCGGCCCCGATCGCGACGCGGATATCTGA
- a CDS encoding putative membrane protein (product_source=COG5480; cleavage_site_network=SignalP-noTM; cog=COG5480; pfam=PF06282; transmembrane_helix_parts=Inside_1_12,TMhelix_13_35,Outside_36_183) yields MTAPARRAFSRRTILASLTGLVAFVALCAWSSPAAADFRLCNNTSSRVGIALGYKDNEGWVTEGWWNVSANSCETLLKGTLVARYYYIYAVDYDRGGEWSGQAFMCSRDKEFTIKGTEDCLARGFDRTGYFEVDTGEQRAWTVQLTESNEQNPKRTPGLPGMPNSPGAAQPGTLPGTAPGSPK; encoded by the coding sequence ATGACAGCCCCCGCCCGACGCGCATTCTCCCGCCGAACCATCCTCGCCAGCCTCACCGGGCTTGTTGCGTTCGTGGCTCTGTGCGCCTGGAGCAGCCCGGCAGCCGCAGATTTCCGGCTCTGTAACAACACATCGAGCCGGGTCGGCATTGCGCTGGGCTACAAGGATAACGAAGGCTGGGTCACCGAAGGCTGGTGGAATGTCTCGGCCAATAGCTGCGAGACGCTGCTGAAGGGTACGCTCGTCGCACGCTACTATTATATTTACGCGGTGGACTACGATCGCGGCGGCGAATGGTCCGGTCAGGCCTTCATGTGCTCGCGCGATAAGGAATTCACCATCAAAGGCACGGAAGATTGCCTCGCACGCGGCTTCGACCGGACCGGATATTTCGAGGTCGATACCGGTGAGCAGCGCGCCTGGACGGTGCAGTTGACCGAGTCCAACGAACAAAATCCAAAGCGCACGCCGGGACTTCCCGGCATGCCGAATTCGCCGGGAGCCGCACAACCGGGCACCCTTCCCGGCACTGCCCCCGGAAGTCCGAAATGA
- a CDS encoding hypothetical protein (product_source=Hypo-rule applied) encodes MDIVPQSAISGAQTVSKSLFPMGLAIGPGACMMNRNTVKREAATVFYRSRAICYAKSIIG; translated from the coding sequence ATGGATATCGTCCCACAATCTGCCATATCCGGGGCCCAAACAGTCTCAAAGTCGCTATTCCCCATGGGTTTGGCGATCGGCCCAGGCGCCTGTATGATGAACCGGAACACTGTAAAAAGGGAAGCCGCGACGGTTTTTTACCGGTCCCGCGCCATCTGTTACGCGAAATCAATCATTGGTTGA
- a CDS encoding hypothetical protein (product_source=COG3492; cath_funfam=1.10.3340.10; cog=COG3492; ko=KO:K09948; pfam=PF06844; superfamily=158757), whose product MKMDEKTQTELEAAAFRRLVEHLRARTDVQNIDLMNLAGFCRNCLSNWLKDAADAQGVALSKDESREAVYGMPYDEWKAKYQNEATAEQIAAMKKSAAGH is encoded by the coding sequence ATGAAGATGGATGAGAAGACCCAGACAGAGCTCGAGGCGGCCGCTTTTCGCCGGCTCGTCGAACATCTGCGTGCGCGCACCGATGTGCAGAATATCGACCTGATGAATCTCGCGGGGTTTTGCCGCAACTGTCTGTCGAATTGGCTCAAGGATGCCGCGGACGCGCAGGGCGTTGCGCTCAGCAAGGATGAAAGCCGCGAGGCGGTTTACGGCATGCCGTATGACGAGTGGAAGGCGAAGTATCAAAACGAGGCCACGGCTGAGCAGATCGCGGCGATGAAAAAGAGCGCTGCTGGCCACTAA
- a CDS encoding uncharacterized protein (UPF0335 family) (product_source=COG3750; cath_funfam=1.10.287.40; cog=COG3750; pfam=PF10073; superfamily=46589) yields the protein MSVTATSEATASPVKGNVAAAELKQFVERIERLEEEKKAIADDVKEVFAELKGRGYDVKAVRQILRIRKQDANERQEQEAILDVYLQALGMI from the coding sequence ATGTCTGTCACCGCCACCTCCGAAGCCACCGCGTCGCCTGTTAAAGGCAATGTTGCGGCCGCTGAATTGAAGCAGTTCGTGGAGCGCATCGAGCGGCTGGAGGAAGAAAAGAAGGCCATTGCGGACGATGTCAAAGAGGTTTTCGCCGAGTTGAAGGGGCGAGGCTATGACGTGAAGGCAGTCCGCCAGATTCTCAGGATCAGGAAGCAGGACGCTAATGAGCGTCAAGAGCAGGAGGCAATCCTAGACGTCTATCTTCAGGCGTTAGGAATGATTTAA
- a CDS encoding magnesium-transporting ATPase (P-type) (product_source=COG0474; cog=COG0474; pfam=PF00690; smart=SM00831; superfamily=81665; transmembrane_helix_parts=Inside_1_51,TMhelix_52_74,Outside_75_101) encodes MTSVKSAALINEGLSEKEAKERLLRIGPNLILSSQTRTIFDIVRDTMREPTFVLLLAAACLYLIFSDIGQGLFVSAVTVVSLGLAIFQEARSERALNALHG; translated from the coding sequence ATGACTTCCGTCAAAAGTGCCGCTTTGATCAATGAGGGTTTGAGTGAGAAGGAGGCGAAGGAACGCCTCCTTCGTATTGGCCCAAACCTTATTCTTAGCAGCCAAACAAGGACCATCTTCGATATCGTCAGAGATACGATGCGTGAGCCGACATTTGTTTTGCTGCTCGCGGCCGCGTGCCTCTACCTGATCTTCAGCGATATCGGTCAGGGCCTGTTTGTATCAGCAGTCACCGTCGTCTCGTTAGGATTGGCGATCTTTCAAGAGGCACGTAGCGAGCGCGCGTTAAATGCTCTGCACGGCTAG
- a CDS encoding nucleotide-binding universal stress UspA family protein (product_source=COG0589; cath_funfam=3.40.50.620; cog=COG0589; pfam=PF00582; superfamily=52402) translates to MAIKDAMIALRTYPDPTTKDVIASAIDLAGLLDCRLSAFMPEILIRVPSTVLGNSLLDVSGLAAHEMGKSTRNATALQKVFRDLAEQNGLSYEVIEERAVEGEIPALTAEYARLKDLIILPVSTNDFIDQWDTETVIFNSARPVLLMPEGRTPAKASIGTVGVAWDYSRAAARALADAMPILEGAKTVNVVTVLNEKAFDITRKTHEIGAYLARHQVNAVIHEIDAAGRQIGEVLTDFANRLHLDLLVMGAYGHSRFREFVLGGATRSMLARPPVPLLLSH, encoded by the coding sequence ATGGCCATCAAAGACGCAATGATTGCGTTGCGGACCTATCCCGATCCGACAACGAAAGACGTCATAGCTTCCGCCATCGATTTGGCTGGACTCCTCGACTGCCGGCTCTCTGCTTTCATGCCTGAAATTCTGATCAGGGTGCCAAGTACCGTTCTCGGCAACTCCCTCTTGGACGTTTCCGGCTTGGCAGCTCATGAGATGGGAAAGAGCACTCGAAATGCAACCGCACTTCAAAAAGTCTTCCGAGACCTGGCAGAACAAAACGGATTGTCGTACGAAGTCATCGAAGAACGGGCAGTGGAGGGAGAAATTCCGGCTTTGACGGCCGAGTACGCTCGGCTGAAAGACTTGATCATTCTACCGGTGAGCACCAATGATTTTATCGATCAGTGGGATACAGAAACAGTCATCTTTAATTCTGCTCGACCGGTTCTGTTGATGCCCGAGGGGCGCACGCCAGCTAAAGCATCCATCGGCACTGTCGGAGTTGCATGGGACTATAGTCGGGCCGCGGCTCGCGCCCTCGCTGACGCAATGCCAATCCTTGAGGGCGCAAAAACGGTTAACGTTGTAACCGTCCTCAACGAAAAGGCTTTCGACATTACCCGCAAAACGCATGAGATCGGGGCGTACCTAGCTCGGCATCAAGTCAATGCCGTCATCCACGAGATTGATGCAGCGGGACGACAGATTGGAGAGGTCTTGACCGACTTCGCCAATCGCCTTCACCTTGATTTGCTGGTGATGGGCGCATACGGACACTCACGGTTCCGGGAATTCGTCTTGGGGGGCGCTACACGATCGATGCTCGCCAGACCACCTGTTCCACTCTTGCTTTCACATTGA
- a CDS encoding nucleotide-binding universal stress UspA family protein (product_source=COG0589; cath_funfam=3.40.50.620; cog=COG0589; pfam=PF00582; superfamily=52402) translates to MIKDVIVKLERNGSRRPIQEFAISVAETLNAHLTGVAFADDGISNAIFAGVPTDIVQKVIEQNKADAQTEIDRFADISEKRLASVAHRLVVQSRLDMPDAFAEMARCADLSIIMQSDDGEYENNDATIEATLFGSGRPMLVVPYIQKAQLKLDRVVCCWDGGRPAARAIGDALPLLNMAGEVKMLTIAREDSLKPDCQALEIAAHLARHDLKVDVEIMTSADVNVADTILNYVADNSVTLVVMGGYGHSRFREFVLGGVTRQMLSSMTVPVLLSH, encoded by the coding sequence ATGATCAAAGATGTTATCGTTAAGCTCGAACGGAACGGCAGTCGCAGGCCAATTCAAGAGTTTGCGATCTCCGTGGCCGAGACACTCAACGCGCACCTCACCGGGGTTGCGTTCGCGGACGACGGCATTTCGAATGCCATCTTTGCGGGCGTTCCTACCGATATAGTTCAGAAGGTCATTGAACAGAATAAGGCGGATGCACAGACGGAGATCGATAGATTTGCCGATATCTCCGAGAAACGTCTCGCGTCAGTCGCGCATCGCCTGGTCGTTCAGAGCCGGTTGGATATGCCGGATGCATTTGCCGAAATGGCCAGGTGCGCTGATCTCAGCATCATCATGCAATCAGATGACGGAGAATACGAAAACAATGACGCGACAATCGAAGCGACGCTGTTCGGATCAGGGCGTCCGATGTTGGTGGTGCCGTATATCCAAAAGGCCCAGCTCAAACTCGACCGGGTCGTATGTTGTTGGGACGGAGGGCGACCGGCGGCACGAGCGATTGGCGACGCTCTCCCCTTGCTGAATATGGCAGGCGAGGTCAAGATGTTGACGATTGCGCGCGAAGACTCGCTGAAGCCAGATTGCCAAGCGCTCGAGATCGCAGCGCATCTTGCGCGCCATGATCTCAAAGTCGATGTTGAGATCATGACTTCGGCAGACGTGAACGTCGCAGATACGATACTGAACTATGTTGCCGATAACTCAGTCACGTTAGTGGTCATGGGCGGGTACGGACATTCCAGATTTAGGGAGTTCGTGTTGGGTGGGGTGACGCGACAGATGCTGTCATCCATGACGGTCCCCGTCCTGCTCTCACATTAG
- a CDS encoding CBS domain-containing protein (product_source=COG0517; cath_funfam=3.10.580.10; cog=COG0517; pfam=PF00571,PF04972; smart=SM00116,SM00749; superfamily=46689,54631), translated as MRAKDVMTKHVVSVLPDVEVRTAAETMIRDGISAVLVTDEHGALVGILSEGDLLHRRELKTQLRRSWWLQLFTSDRQLASDYVKSHARKVRDVMTTRVIAVNPDSSLSDIAKLFDRHHIKRVPVIENKKVVGIVSRANLVQALANAEELSSPGESDAALKREIDHRIADQPWGRRPFSIHVNQGNVDIFGIVYDDNERDAIRVAAENTPGVRNVTNNLRVAATFAED; from the coding sequence ATGCGCGCAAAGGACGTTATGACCAAGCATGTTGTGAGCGTTCTGCCAGACGTTGAAGTTCGTACGGCCGCCGAAACAATGATACGAGACGGCATCAGCGCTGTCCTCGTGACCGACGAGCATGGGGCTCTCGTAGGGATCCTTTCCGAGGGTGATCTGCTCCACAGAAGGGAATTAAAGACCCAATTGCGGCGCTCCTGGTGGCTTCAGCTGTTTACATCTGATCGTCAATTGGCATCAGACTACGTTAAATCGCATGCCCGAAAGGTGCGGGATGTCATGACGACTAGGGTCATCGCTGTAAACCCAGACAGTTCTCTAAGCGACATTGCCAAGCTGTTTGATAGGCATCACATCAAACGGGTCCCTGTCATCGAGAACAAGAAAGTCGTCGGCATCGTTAGTCGTGCCAATCTGGTTCAAGCGCTCGCAAACGCAGAAGAGCTGAGCTCCCCCGGTGAGAGCGACGCCGCGTTGAAACGCGAAATTGATCATCGGATCGCGGACCAGCCTTGGGGACGTCGGCCATTCAGTATCCATGTCAACCAGGGAAATGTGGACATCTTTGGCATTGTCTACGACGACAACGAACGTGACGCGATCCGCGTCGCCGCCGAAAATACGCCGGGCGTCCGGAACGTCACGAATAACTTACGCGTGGCCGCCACGTTCGCCGAAGATTGA
- a CDS encoding CRP/FNR family nitrogen fixation transcriptional regulator (product_source=KO:K15861; cath_funfam=1.10.10.10,2.60.120.10; cog=COG0664; ko=KO:K15861; pfam=PF00027,PF13545; smart=SM00100; superfamily=46785,51206): MAMLTQISHDTFQDIRFGSPPSPAPLGEIEGGFGFISSEFSYSKDSEIYGEDEPAEYVYQVIRGAVRSYKLLSDGRRQISAFHLAGEIFGLESGDVHRLAAEAVVDTTVRLVKRSCLEKAAATDLRVLWKLFNVTTRDLKHAEDHMLLLGRKTALERVAAFLLEMDRRLTVAGMLALPMCRRDIGDYLGLTLETVSRALSQLHEQGILDFSGARQILLRNRQRLQTMDA, from the coding sequence ATGGCCATGCTTACTCAAATTAGCCACGATACCTTCCAGGACATCCGGTTCGGAAGCCCCCCTTCACCTGCCCCGTTGGGCGAGATCGAAGGCGGTTTCGGCTTTATCAGCTCTGAATTTTCGTACAGCAAGGACTCTGAGATTTACGGCGAAGACGAACCTGCCGAATATGTTTACCAAGTTATCCGCGGTGCCGTTCGTAGTTACAAATTGCTATCCGACGGGCGACGCCAGATCAGCGCGTTCCACCTGGCCGGAGAAATCTTTGGACTGGAGTCCGGCGACGTTCACCGGCTCGCTGCGGAAGCCGTTGTCGACACCACCGTCCGTCTCGTCAAACGCAGCTGTCTGGAAAAGGCCGCAGCGACCGATCTGCGCGTGCTCTGGAAACTCTTCAACGTCACCACACGCGATTTGAAGCATGCTGAGGACCATATGCTCCTCCTCGGTCGGAAGACGGCACTGGAACGCGTCGCAGCGTTCTTGCTTGAAATGGATCGGAGATTGACCGTTGCAGGGATGTTAGCCCTGCCGATGTGTCGACGTGATATCGGCGACTATCTGGGATTGACGCTCGAGACCGTTTCCCGCGCACTGTCCCAGTTGCACGAGCAAGGCATTCTCGACTTCTCGGGCGCGCGACAAATTCTACTCAGAAATCGGCAGCGTCTGCAAACGATGGACGCCTAG
- a CDS encoding two-component system response regulator FixJ (product_source=KO:K14987; cath_funfam=3.40.50.2300; cog=COG4566; ko=KO:K14987; pfam=PF00072; smart=SM00448; superfamily=52172): MIDDDPDVLSSLRFLLETEGFYVCTFKSASSLLNLDSPASADCYVIDYRMEPVDGIDLARRLRERYPGASIILITSSPDETVKADAHRAGIHTVLVKPHLDESLPPAIRAAIERNRINSTPAKP, from the coding sequence GTGATTGACGACGACCCGGATGTGCTCAGTTCACTTCGTTTCCTTCTCGAAACCGAAGGCTTTTATGTCTGTACCTTCAAGAGTGCCTCATCGCTGCTGAATTTGGACAGCCCCGCGTCAGCCGATTGCTATGTGATTGACTACAGAATGGAGCCTGTTGACGGCATTGACCTGGCAAGGCGGCTCCGCGAGCGCTATCCGGGAGCATCCATTATCCTTATCACAAGTTCCCCGGACGAAACGGTGAAGGCGGATGCGCACCGCGCAGGCATCCACACCGTTCTCGTCAAGCCTCATCTTGATGAAAGCCTTCCTCCGGCGATCCGGGCCGCAATCGAGAGAAATAGAATCAATTCTACGCCAGCTAAGCCCTGA
- a CDS encoding hypothetical protein (product_source=Hypo-rule applied; cath_funfam=2.70.10.10): MPSTNKAIFTGLTLEEVDFPALLKCSSAGPMPHCEGSHVWFKRDAILLGEDEATRQIVAGEHPPRQSNSKRAAILP; the protein is encoded by the coding sequence ATGCCTTCAACAAACAAAGCCATCTTTACCGGCCTTACGTTGGAGGAGGTCGACTTCCCGGCCTTGCTCAAATGTTCCTCGGCAGGTCCAATGCCCCATTGTGAAGGATCGCACGTGTGGTTCAAGCGGGATGCGATTCTGCTGGGTGAAGATGAAGCGACCCGTCAGATCGTTGCAGGAGAGCATCCGCCGCGACAATCAAATAGCAAGCGGGCGGCAATTCTACCCTAG
- a CDS encoding HSP20 family protein (product_source=KO:K13993; cath_funfam=2.60.40.790; cog=COG0071; ko=KO:K13993; pfam=PF00011; superfamily=49764): MKSLFPVHREVSPVRRIVSPFMALQQEIDNLFDGFTRGFGQAQFQSLVPNMDVSETAKEIEVTAELPGLEEKDIQLSVTDQLLSIRGEKKSEREEKDKDYHVLERTYGSFSRTVELPPGINPDSIKAVMSKGVLKVTIPKPAPSQSKKIDVKTA; this comes from the coding sequence ATGAAGTCGTTATTCCCAGTGCATCGCGAAGTCTCACCAGTTCGCCGGATTGTCAGCCCGTTCATGGCCCTTCAACAAGAGATCGACAATTTGTTCGATGGATTTACCAGGGGCTTTGGCCAGGCTCAGTTTCAATCTTTAGTCCCGAACATGGATGTGAGCGAAACTGCGAAGGAAATCGAGGTCACGGCAGAGTTGCCGGGTCTTGAGGAGAAGGACATCCAGCTCAGTGTTACCGACCAACTGCTCTCCATTCGAGGAGAAAAGAAGAGCGAACGCGAAGAAAAGGACAAGGATTACCACGTTTTGGAACGGACTTACGGTTCGTTCTCTCGCACGGTAGAACTGCCGCCCGGCATTAATCCCGACTCGATCAAGGCGGTCATGTCAAAAGGCGTCTTGAAAGTTACCATCCCCAAGCCCGCGCCATCTCAGTCCAAGAAGATCGACGTCAAAACTGCCTAA
- a CDS encoding rubrerythrin (product_source=COG1633; cath_funfam=1.20.1260.10; cog=COG1633; ko=KO:K22737; pfam=PF02915; superfamily=47240,52096; transmembrane_helix_parts=Inside_1_166,TMhelix_167_189,Outside_190_203,TMhelix_204_226,Inside_227_237,TMhelix_238_260,Outside_261_269,TMhelix_270_292,Inside_293_298,TMhelix_299_321,Outside_322_323) gives MKSFADLTEREVLAVAIAAEEEDSRIYMSFAEDLSARFPDSAKIFEKMAEEEKSHRDMLLQHYEKHFGPNLPPIRRENVKGFLRRRPIWLTKNLSLDTVRKEAETMEFEAARFYAKAAEQARDAGVRKLLGDLAVMEKDHEALAARLTDEILSPDIRLKEDATRRRIFVLQYVQPGLAGLMDGSVSTLAPLFAAAFATHQNWPTFLVGLAASVGAGISMGFAEALSDDGTMTGRGSPLLRGTTCGLMTTLGGLGHTLPYLVPGDWPNAFWIATTIASIVVFFELWAIAYIRARYMDTPFLQAVFQVVLGGVIVLGVGIIIGAS, from the coding sequence ATGAAGAGCTTCGCAGACCTCACCGAACGTGAAGTTTTGGCGGTTGCTATCGCGGCCGAAGAGGAAGATAGCCGCATCTATATGAGCTTTGCCGAAGATCTCTCCGCGCGTTTTCCCGATTCTGCAAAGATTTTCGAAAAGATGGCTGAGGAAGAGAAAAGCCATCGAGACATGCTTCTTCAGCACTACGAAAAGCACTTCGGACCAAATCTGCCTCCCATTCGCCGGGAAAACGTCAAAGGGTTCTTGCGGCGAAGGCCCATTTGGCTGACCAAAAATCTCTCGCTGGACACCGTTCGCAAGGAAGCCGAAACGATGGAGTTCGAAGCTGCACGCTTCTACGCGAAAGCCGCAGAACAGGCTCGCGATGCCGGCGTGCGTAAACTGCTCGGTGATCTCGCTGTCATGGAGAAAGACCATGAAGCGCTGGCGGCGCGATTGACCGATGAAATCCTGAGTCCAGATATTCGGTTGAAAGAAGACGCAACAAGACGGCGGATCTTCGTCCTTCAGTACGTTCAGCCCGGCCTGGCCGGCCTGATGGACGGCTCGGTGTCCACTTTAGCTCCGTTATTCGCAGCGGCATTCGCAACTCATCAAAATTGGCCGACATTCCTGGTCGGATTGGCGGCGTCTGTTGGCGCGGGGATCAGCATGGGCTTCGCCGAAGCCTTATCAGACGATGGCACCATGACGGGCCGCGGCTCTCCTTTGCTGCGGGGAACCACTTGCGGTCTGATGACTACCCTTGGTGGGTTGGGCCATACGCTGCCTTATCTAGTTCCCGGGGATTGGCCAAACGCGTTCTGGATTGCCACAACGATCGCAAGCATCGTCGTGTTCTTTGAGCTTTGGGCAATCGCATATATCCGTGCCCGCTATATGGACACACCGTTTCTTCAAGCAGTGTTCCAAGTTGTGCTTGGCGGCGTGATCGTGCTTGGCGTCGGGATCATCATCGGCGCGTCATAG
- a CDS encoding CBS domain-containing protein (product_source=COG0517; cath_funfam=3.10.580.10; cog=COG0517; pfam=PF00571,PF04972; smart=SM00116; superfamily=54631) yields MRAHQIMSRNVITVTPQISIVDAAKTMLERHISGLPVVDDAGRLVGMVSEGDFIRRTEIGTRKRRGLWFTLLFGAGQMAADFVQEHGKTVADIMTPEPLTISEDTTLEEVVRLMERNHIKRLPVLRDSTVVGIVTRSNLLQAVASLARDIPDPTADDDRIRERITKTIEKEDWGPINLEVIVRDGIVHLSGMITDERSRQACVVAAETVAGVRLVHDHLCWIDPMSGLYLQSPEDEELSRSG; encoded by the coding sequence ATGCGCGCACATCAGATCATGAGTCGCAACGTCATTACCGTCACACCTCAGATTTCCATTGTTGATGCTGCAAAGACGATGCTGGAGCGACATATCAGCGGCTTGCCTGTTGTTGATGATGCAGGTCGATTGGTTGGCATGGTGTCAGAAGGCGACTTCATCCGACGAACCGAGATTGGCACCAGAAAGCGACGTGGACTCTGGTTCACACTTCTCTTCGGCGCAGGGCAAATGGCTGCAGATTTTGTCCAGGAACATGGGAAAACAGTTGCGGACATTATGACACCCGAGCCGCTGACGATATCAGAGGATACGACCCTCGAAGAGGTTGTCAGACTCATGGAGCGAAATCATATCAAGCGTCTTCCTGTGCTGCGCGATAGCACGGTTGTTGGTATCGTTACGCGATCCAATCTCCTTCAAGCTGTCGCCAGTTTAGCTCGAGATATTCCTGATCCAACGGCCGATGACGATCGAATTCGTGAGCGGATCACGAAGACAATCGAAAAGGAAGACTGGGGACCGATTAATCTTGAAGTGATCGTACGCGACGGAATCGTTCATCTCAGCGGCATGATTACTGACGAACGATCAAGGCAGGCGTGCGTCGTTGCCGCCGAAACTGTTGCCGGCGTGAGATTGGTTCACGATCATCTGTGTTGGATTGATCCAATGTCTGGCTTGTATCTGCAATCGCCGGAGGACGAAGAGCTGTCCAGAAGCGGATAG